One genomic segment of Devosia sp. includes these proteins:
- a CDS encoding DUF4345 family protein, with the protein MAIFTRLLLAIGALTAAALALSILFLPVPFYSGYGIAVGAEVSLLNELKAPALLILALGLIQAVGLVQARYQQVGVAAGLLLYLSFGLSRLVAILTDGPPSPALIWVAVVELTLGGAFALALWRLRRG; encoded by the coding sequence GTGGCCATTTTCACGCGGCTGCTGCTGGCCATCGGCGCTTTGACGGCAGCTGCCCTGGCCCTGTCGATCCTGTTCCTGCCCGTTCCGTTCTATTCCGGTTACGGAATTGCGGTCGGCGCGGAGGTGAGCCTGCTCAATGAGCTCAAGGCCCCGGCCCTGCTCATCCTTGCCCTAGGCCTGATCCAGGCCGTTGGCCTCGTGCAGGCCAGGTACCAGCAGGTCGGTGTCGCGGCGGGCCTGCTGCTCTATCTGAGCTTTGGCCTGTCGCGGCTGGTCGCCATCCTCACCGACGGGCCGCCATCGCCAGCCTTGATCTGGGTTGCTGTTGTCGAACTGACTCTGGGCGGTGCTTTTGCCCTGGCGCTTTGGCGGTTGCGGCGGGGATAA
- a CDS encoding aspartate carbamoyltransferase catalytic subunit — protein sequence MPQQSSRTGHSGDFPPFQQRHLISIADLQPHEIIDLLDRAEGMIEVSRQERKSLPTLSGKTQINLFFEPSTRTQSSFEIAGKRLGALVVNMSVKTSSVSKGETLVDTAATLNAMRPDVLVVRHSAAGAVELLSQKVGCAVINAGDGAHEHPTQALLDALTIRNHKGTLAGLTVAICGDIANSRVARSNLLLLGALNVRTRVIAPRTLLPAGIENLATEVFTDMEEGLKGADVVMMLRLQHERANGRMIPSVREYYRFYGLDEAKLAHAKPDAIVMHPGPMNRGVEIDPAIADGDRSVITDQVEMGVAVRMAVLDALLPARNEP from the coding sequence ATGCCGCAGCAGAGCTCACGCACCGGCCATTCCGGTGACTTCCCCCCGTTCCAGCAACGACACCTCATTTCCATCGCCGATCTCCAGCCGCACGAAATCATCGACCTGCTGGACCGCGCCGAGGGCATGATCGAAGTGTCCCGGCAGGAGCGCAAGTCTCTGCCGACGCTGTCCGGCAAGACCCAGATCAATCTCTTCTTCGAACCCTCGACCAGGACGCAGTCCTCCTTCGAGATCGCCGGCAAGCGCCTGGGTGCGCTGGTGGTGAACATGTCGGTCAAGACCAGTTCGGTGTCCAAGGGCGAAACCCTGGTCGATACCGCCGCGACCCTCAACGCCATGCGCCCGGACGTCCTGGTCGTCCGCCATTCCGCCGCTGGTGCGGTGGAACTGCTCTCCCAGAAGGTCGGCTGCGCCGTGATCAATGCCGGCGATGGCGCCCACGAACATCCGACCCAAGCGCTCCTCGATGCGCTGACCATCCGTAACCACAAGGGTACGCTTGCCGGGCTGACCGTTGCCATCTGTGGCGACATCGCCAATTCCCGGGTCGCCCGATCCAACCTTTTGCTCCTGGGCGCGCTCAACGTCCGCACCCGGGTCATCGCGCCCCGCACCCTGCTTCCCGCCGGCATCGAAAACCTGGCGACCGAAGTTTTCACCGACATGGAAGAAGGCCTCAAGGGTGCCGATGTGGTGATGATGCTGCGCCTGCAGCACGAACGCGCCAATGGCCGCATGATCCCTTCGGTGCGCGAATACTACCGCTTCTATGGTCTGGACGAGGCCAAGCTGGCCCATGCCAAGCCTGACGCCATCGTCATGCATCCGGGCCCCATGAACCGCGGCGTCGAAATCGACCCCGCCATTGCCGATGGTGATCGCAGCGTCATCACCGACCAGGTCGAAATGGGGGTCGCCGTGCGCATGGCCGTGCTCGATGCCCTGCTCCCGGCGAGGAACGAGCCATGA
- the gatC gene encoding Asp-tRNA(Asn)/Glu-tRNA(Gln) amidotransferase subunit GatC: MSVDAATVKRIGRLARIRIEETEVAGYQQELNAILGFVEQLGEVNVDGVEPMTSVTPMTLRRRDDVISDGGYPEKIVGNAPLTEDNFFMVPKVVE, from the coding sequence ATGTCCGTCGACGCCGCCACCGTAAAGCGCATCGGTCGCCTGGCCCGTATCCGCATCGAGGAAACGGAAGTGGCCGGCTATCAGCAGGAGCTCAATGCCATCCTGGGCTTTGTCGAGCAGCTTGGTGAGGTGAATGTCGATGGTGTCGAGCCGATGACCTCGGTGACGCCAATGACACTGCGCCGCCGCGACGACGTGATCAGTGACGGCGGCTATCCCGAAAAGATCGTGGGCAATGCACCGCTGACCGAAGACAACTTCTTCATGGTCCCCAAGGTGGTGGAATAA
- the pyrC gene encoding dihydroorotase, which translates to MIRPLIIDNARILDPASNTDQTGAVLIEDGRISDLAIGGPAGVPDGAEVINAQGMVLAPGLIDMRVFVGEPGKEYRETLASAGAAAVAGGVTSFVMMPDTTPAVDDGALVDFLIRRAEAQSPARILPAAAITRGLAGKEITEFGLLKEAGAACLSDGSASIQSSALLRSAMTYAANFDMPLVHQLTDASLAGDGVMNEGLFATVLGLKGIPREAETIPLARDLQLAALTRVNYHAAQVSTKGSVDLLATAKSNNSRVSAGISINNLCLNENDIGRYRSFFKLNPPLRSEDDRRAVIDGLRSGAIDTIHSDHDPQDSEVKRQPFAEASYGAIGLETLLAAALRLVHSGDVELMTILRAMTSRPAEILGLETGRIARGAPADLILFDLEYPWQVTEKTFRSRSRNTSFEGARMQGKVMRTLVNGRTVFVHEEDA; encoded by the coding sequence ATGATCCGCCCCCTCATCATCGACAATGCCCGCATCCTCGATCCGGCCTCCAATACCGATCAGACCGGAGCGGTTCTCATTGAAGACGGCCGCATTTCCGATCTGGCCATCGGCGGTCCGGCCGGGGTGCCGGACGGCGCCGAAGTCATCAACGCCCAGGGCATGGTGCTGGCGCCGGGCCTCATCGATATGCGGGTTTTTGTTGGCGAGCCCGGCAAGGAATATCGCGAGACGCTGGCCTCGGCCGGCGCGGCTGCCGTTGCAGGCGGCGTCACCAGTTTCGTGATGATGCCCGATACGACCCCGGCGGTGGACGATGGCGCGCTGGTGGATTTCCTGATCCGCCGGGCCGAGGCGCAGTCTCCGGCCCGCATCCTTCCCGCCGCTGCCATCACCAGGGGGCTGGCCGGCAAGGAAATCACCGAGTTCGGGCTGCTCAAGGAAGCGGGCGCCGCCTGCCTCTCCGACGGTTCCGCATCGATCCAGTCAAGTGCCCTGCTGCGCAGCGCCATGACCTATGCCGCCAATTTCGACATGCCTCTCGTCCACCAATTGACCGATGCCAGCCTGGCGGGCGACGGCGTCATGAACGAGGGCCTGTTCGCCACGGTTCTGGGCCTCAAGGGCATTCCGCGCGAGGCCGAGACCATCCCCCTCGCCCGTGACCTGCAACTGGCGGCCCTGACCCGGGTGAACTATCACGCCGCCCAGGTGTCGACCAAAGGCTCCGTGGACCTGCTCGCCACCGCCAAGAGCAACAATAGCCGCGTCTCGGCCGGCATCTCGATCAACAATCTCTGCCTCAACGAAAATGACATCGGGCGCTACCGCAGCTTCTTCAAGCTCAATCCGCCCCTGCGCAGCGAGGACGACCGGCGCGCGGTGATCGATGGCCTGCGCTCGGGCGCCATCGACACCATCCATTCCGATCACGATCCGCAGGACAGCGAGGTCAAGCGCCAGCCCTTCGCCGAAGCTTCCTATGGCGCCATCGGCCTCGAAACTCTGCTCGCGGCCGCCCTGCGGCTGGTGCATTCCGGCGATGTCGAGCTGATGACCATCCTGCGGGCCATGACCAGCCGCCCCGCCGAAATCCTCGGTCTTGAAACCGGACGTATTGCGCGCGGGGCACCGGCCGATCTCATCCTGTTCGATCTCGAATATCCCTGGCAGGTCACCGAAAAGACCTTCCGTTCGCGCTCGCGCAACACCAGCTTCGAGGGCGCCCGCATGCAGGGCAAGGTCATGCGGACCCTGGTCAATGGCCGCACGGTCTTCGTGCATGAGGAAGACGCGTGA
- a CDS encoding NmrA family NAD(P)-binding protein produces MSHSPILVIGASGKVGRRVVAKLTDMNRPTRPAGRRTALPFDWQDRSNWADHFSGVDTAYVAYYPDLASPQSADDIAALVAAARSAGLRRMALLSGRGESGAIRAENVLRDSGLGYTILRSAFFNQNFSEGLMHQGVMDGLLALPAGTRAEPFVDLDDIAEVAAAALVDDRHHNKVYEMTGPRLLTFADAMFEIDAATGRELAYAPISLDQFQAAMEAAIGPDDAHLYTELFRELFDGRNESITNGVQEALGRPPRDFADYCVGAAKAGAWRLAA; encoded by the coding sequence ATGAGCCATTCACCCATCCTCGTCATTGGCGCCAGCGGCAAGGTAGGCCGCCGAGTCGTCGCCAAGCTGACCGACATGAACCGCCCCACCCGTCCGGCGGGCCGCCGCACCGCATTGCCGTTTGATTGGCAGGACCGCTCGAACTGGGCCGATCATTTCTCCGGCGTGGACACGGCCTATGTCGCCTACTATCCAGACCTGGCTTCACCCCAAAGCGCCGATGATATCGCGGCCCTTGTCGCCGCCGCCAGGTCTGCGGGTCTCAGGCGCATGGCCCTGCTTTCCGGTCGCGGCGAAAGCGGCGCGATCAGGGCCGAAAACGTGCTGCGCGACAGCGGCCTCGGCTACACCATCCTGCGCTCGGCCTTCTTCAACCAGAACTTTTCCGAGGGCCTTATGCACCAGGGCGTCATGGACGGCCTGCTCGCCTTGCCGGCTGGCACGCGCGCGGAACCCTTCGTCGACCTCGACGACATCGCTGAAGTGGCCGCAGCCGCCCTGGTCGACGACCGGCACCACAACAAGGTGTATGAAATGACCGGCCCGCGCCTGCTCACCTTTGCCGATGCCATGTTCGAGATCGATGCCGCCACGGGGCGCGAACTGGCCTACGCTCCCATATCCCTCGATCAATTCCAGGCGGCGATGGAAGCCGCGATCGGGCCCGATGACGCCCATCTCTACACAGAACTGTTCCGGGAACTGTTCGATGGCCGCAATGAGTCGATCACCAACGGCGTCCAGGAAGCCCTTGGCCGTCCGCCGCGAGACTTTGCTGACTATTGCGTCGGGGCCGCAAAAGCCGGCGCCTGGCGGCTGGCCGCCTAG
- a CDS encoding dipeptidase codes for MTIPFFDGHNDTLLRLLEKPKAERLSGFIDGSKEGHIDLPRARAAGMAGGFFAMFPPPVKSSLASVAAPDYAKGDLPPLLELSEAAKSTNGMASLLLQLERAGALSICRTAGEIRSAIEAEKLAAIFHIEGAEAIDPDFDSFEVLYAAGLRSIGITWSRANAFGTGVPFRFPADPDIGPGLTDAGKDLVRLCDQRGVTIDLSHLNAAGFRDVAAISTRPLVATHSNVHAICASTRNLTDWQLAAIRESGGLVGLNFATGFLRQDGRFVADTPLTTMLEHLDALIEALGEDGVALGSDFDGAMMPTEIGDVTGVPHLFDAMLAHGYGETLVRKIALDNWLGLIERTIG; via the coding sequence GTGACCATTCCCTTCTTCGACGGCCACAACGACACCCTGCTTCGCCTCCTGGAAAAGCCGAAGGCCGAGCGCCTGTCCGGCTTCATCGACGGCAGCAAGGAGGGTCACATCGACCTGCCGCGGGCCCGCGCGGCAGGCATGGCGGGCGGGTTCTTCGCCATGTTCCCGCCCCCAGTCAAATCGAGCCTCGCCAGCGTCGCGGCCCCCGACTACGCCAAGGGCGACCTGCCGCCGCTGCTGGAACTGTCCGAAGCAGCCAAATCCACCAATGGCATGGCTTCGCTCCTGCTGCAGCTCGAACGCGCCGGAGCGCTGTCTATCTGCCGGACGGCGGGCGAGATCAGGTCGGCCATCGAGGCCGAAAAGCTGGCAGCGATTTTCCATATCGAGGGCGCCGAGGCGATCGATCCGGATTTCGACTCGTTTGAAGTTCTCTACGCCGCCGGCCTGCGCTCCATCGGTATCACCTGGAGTCGGGCCAATGCCTTCGGCACCGGCGTGCCGTTCCGCTTTCCGGCCGATCCGGATATCGGCCCGGGCTTGACTGATGCCGGCAAGGACCTGGTGCGGCTCTGCGACCAGCGCGGCGTGACGATCGATCTCAGCCACCTCAATGCCGCTGGTTTCCGCGATGTGGCGGCGATTTCGACCAGGCCACTGGTCGCAACCCATTCCAATGTCCACGCCATCTGCGCCTCGACCCGCAATCTGACCGACTGGCAGCTTGCGGCCATCCGCGAAAGCGGTGGCCTCGTCGGGCTCAACTTTGCGACCGGCTTCCTGCGCCAGGATGGACGCTTCGTCGCCGACACCCCGCTCACCACCATGCTCGAACACCTCGATGCCCTCATCGAGGCTCTGGGCGAAGACGGCGTGGCGCTGGGCAGCGACTTCGACGGCGCCATGATGCCCACCGAAATCGGCGACGTCACCGGCGTCCCCCACCTCTTCGACGCCATGCTGGCGCACGGCTATGGCGAAACCCTGGTCCGAAAAATCGCGCTGGACAACTGGCTCGGCCTGATCGAACGCACGATAGGGTAA
- the ruvX gene encoding Holliday junction resolvase RuvX, with protein MTEDLTNPLAAIPPSGKILGLDLGTKTIGVAVSDAMRYSATPLETIKRTKFTQDAERLIELISENQAVAIILGLPLNMDGSEGPRVQSTRAFARNLAQKITLPIAFWDERLSTSAVTRMMIEADLRRDRRAEVVDKLAASYILQGALDRLRNW; from the coding sequence GTGACCGAAGACCTGACCAATCCCCTTGCCGCCATTCCGCCCTCAGGAAAAATCCTGGGGCTGGACCTGGGCACCAAGACCATCGGTGTCGCCGTTTCGGACGCCATGCGCTATTCGGCCACCCCGCTCGAAACCATCAAGCGCACGAAGTTTACCCAGGACGCCGAGCGGCTCATCGAACTCATCTCCGAAAATCAGGCGGTGGCGATCATTCTCGGCCTGCCTCTCAACATGGATGGCAGCGAGGGCCCGCGCGTCCAGTCGACCCGCGCCTTCGCCCGCAACCTGGCGCAAAAGATCACGCTGCCCATCGCCTTCTGGGACGAGCGCCTATCGACCTCGGCCGTCACCCGCATGATGATCGAGGCCGACCTGCGCCGCGACCGCCGCGCGGAAGTCGTCGACAAACTGGCCGCCAGCTACATCCTGCAGGGCGCCCTTGACCGGTTGCGCAACTGGTAA
- the gatA gene encoding Asp-tRNA(Asn)/Glu-tRNA(Gln) amidotransferase subunit GatA yields MTDLTKLSLADARKGLKDKSFTALELTDAYIGAIEKANPSLNAYVATTPEQARDMARASDEKLGKGQGGTLEGIPLGVKDLFATKGVHTQAASHILDGFKPEYESTVTANLWRDGAVMLGKLNMDEFAMGSSNETSYYGPVTSPFRADGSNASLVPGGSSGGSAAAVAAWLCAGATATDTGGSIRQPAALTGTVGIKPTYGRASRWGTVAFASSLDQAGPIARTVEDAAILMTSMSGFDPKDSTSVDIPVPDFAAAVERGVKGLTIGVPKEYRMDGMPGEIEKLWTEGLEWLKAEGATVKDISLPHTKYALPAYYIVAPAEASSNLARYDGVKYGLRVSGKDITDMYELTRAAGFGREVKRRIMIGTYVLSAGYFDAYYVKAQKVRTLIKKDFEDAFHGGVDAILTPATPSAAFGIGDETLAADPVAMYMQDVFTVTVNMAGLPGIAVPAGKDGQGLPLGLQLIGKPFDEETLFAAARVIEKSAGGDFSPKPWW; encoded by the coding sequence GTGACTGACCTGACCAAACTCAGCCTCGCCGATGCCCGCAAGGGTCTCAAGGACAAGAGCTTTACAGCGCTCGAATTGACCGACGCCTATATCGGGGCCATCGAGAAGGCCAATCCGAGCCTCAACGCCTATGTGGCGACGACGCCCGAACAGGCGCGGGACATGGCCAGGGCCAGCGACGAAAAACTGGGCAAGGGGCAGGGCGGTACGCTCGAGGGCATCCCGCTGGGGGTCAAGGACCTGTTCGCGACCAAGGGCGTGCACACCCAGGCCGCCAGCCATATTCTCGATGGCTTCAAGCCGGAATACGAATCCACCGTGACGGCCAATCTCTGGCGCGATGGCGCGGTAATGCTGGGCAAGCTTAACATGGATGAGTTTGCCATGGGCTCGTCCAACGAGACGTCCTATTACGGCCCGGTGACCAGCCCGTTCCGGGCCGATGGCAGCAATGCCAGCCTGGTGCCGGGCGGATCGTCGGGTGGGTCGGCCGCGGCCGTGGCGGCCTGGCTCTGCGCCGGCGCGACGGCAACCGATACCGGCGGCTCGATCCGCCAGCCGGCGGCCCTTACCGGCACGGTGGGGATCAAGCCGACCTATGGGCGTGCATCGCGCTGGGGCACAGTCGCTTTCGCATCCTCGCTCGATCAGGCCGGCCCGATTGCCCGCACGGTTGAGGATGCGGCAATCCTGATGACCTCGATGTCGGGGTTCGATCCCAAGGATTCGACCAGTGTCGATATTCCGGTTCCAGATTTTGCCGCCGCCGTCGAGCGTGGCGTGAAGGGCCTGACCATCGGTGTTCCGAAGGAATACCGGATGGACGGGATGCCGGGAGAAATCGAAAAGCTCTGGACCGAGGGACTGGAATGGCTGAAGGCCGAGGGCGCTACGGTCAAGGACATCTCTCTGCCGCACACAAAGTATGCGCTGCCGGCCTATTATATCGTGGCCCCGGCCGAAGCCTCGTCCAACCTCGCCCGCTATGACGGCGTCAAGTATGGCCTGCGCGTCAGCGGCAAGGACATCACCGACATGTATGAATTGACTCGCGCCGCCGGTTTCGGCCGGGAGGTAAAGCGCCGCATCATGATCGGCACCTATGTGCTCAGCGCCGGCTATTTCGATGCCTATTACGTCAAGGCGCAGAAGGTGCGGACGCTGATCAAGAAGGATTTCGAGGACGCCTTCCACGGCGGGGTCGACGCCATCCTGACGCCAGCGACGCCTTCGGCGGCTTTCGGCATCGGCGACGAGACGCTCGCGGCCGATCCGGTGGCGATGTATATGCAGGACGTTTTCACCGTGACCGTCAACATGGCGGGCCTGCCGGGCATCGCGGTTCCGGCCGGAAAGGACGGGCAGGGACTGCCGCTCGGCCTGCAATTGATCGGCAAGCCTTTTGACGAGGAAACCCTGTTCGCAGCCGCGCGCGTGATCGAAAAGAGTGCCGGCGGCGACTTCTCCCCGAAACCCTGGTGGTAA
- a CDS encoding GNAT family N-acetyltransferase, whose amino-acid sequence MAISIAIETPLQDDVRALVEQLNAHLLPLSPLEFQFKMTVEQMADSATTLFVARDDSGKAVGMGALKLHGPELGEVKRMFTLPEVRGQRVGRQLLERIIELARQKGLPVVMLETGTGDGMAEAHRLYTRYGFVQRGPFLDYPDSEWSAFFELPLSAPAGVA is encoded by the coding sequence ATGGCGATCAGCATCGCCATCGAAACGCCGCTGCAGGACGACGTGCGCGCCCTGGTCGAGCAGCTCAATGCGCACCTCTTGCCGCTGTCGCCGCTCGAATTCCAGTTCAAGATGACCGTCGAGCAGATGGCCGACAGCGCCACGACCCTGTTCGTGGCCCGTGATGATAGCGGCAAGGCCGTGGGCATGGGTGCGTTGAAACTGCACGGCCCGGAGCTGGGCGAGGTCAAGCGCATGTTCACCCTGCCCGAAGTGCGGGGCCAGCGCGTCGGGCGGCAACTGCTGGAGCGCATCATCGAGCTGGCGCGCCAAAAGGGCTTGCCGGTGGTGATGCTTGAGACCGGCACGGGCGACGGCATGGCCGAGGCGCACCGGCTCTATACGCGCTACGGCTTTGTCCAGCGCGGCCCCTTCCTCGATTATCCCGACAGCGAATGGTCGGCCTTCTTTGAACTGCCGCTATCGGCTCCGGCTGGGGTGGCCTGA
- a CDS encoding AraC family transcriptional regulator codes for MAVSHFQPPAASDPLGDVLHMLRLNGTLYCRAELGAPWGVALPQMENAMLFVIITAGEGWMRLPNRDAVLVREGSMVVLPLGTPVELASSPDMKTTPLFDLPATRVSERYELMSIAGPGPVTRAMTGVVAFDDVAARRLVELLPDVLIVDRWHDAAGGWVRSTLDLISHEAADLRPGGEAVITRLADILIIQAIRTWLDTAPESQTGWLAGLRDAQLGRALAAMHNRPGENWTLEQLARIAGMSRSGFAARFAETLGVPAMRYLTDWRLQRARLAVVEGRETLSRIARHAGYQSDAAFGRAFKQVFGESPGSLRRGTSRSFSELDQKMALSH; via the coding sequence ATGGCCGTTTCGCACTTCCAGCCCCCCGCCGCCTCGGACCCGCTCGGCGATGTCCTGCACATGCTGCGGCTCAATGGCACGCTCTATTGCCGGGCCGAATTGGGTGCGCCCTGGGGCGTGGCGCTGCCGCAGATGGAAAATGCGATGCTGTTCGTCATCATAACGGCGGGCGAGGGCTGGATGCGCCTCCCCAATCGTGATGCTGTGCTCGTGCGCGAGGGCAGCATGGTGGTGCTGCCACTGGGCACGCCGGTTGAACTGGCCAGCTCGCCGGATATGAAGACCACGCCCCTGTTCGACCTGCCGGCGACCCGTGTCAGTGAGCGCTATGAACTCATGTCCATTGCCGGGCCGGGGCCAGTGACGCGCGCCATGACCGGGGTGGTGGCGTTTGACGATGTCGCGGCCCGCCGGCTGGTCGAGCTGCTGCCGGACGTATTGATCGTCGATCGCTGGCACGATGCGGCCGGTGGCTGGGTGCGCAGTACGCTCGACCTTATCTCCCATGAGGCGGCGGACTTGAGGCCGGGGGGCGAGGCGGTCATCACCCGGCTGGCCGATATCCTGATCATCCAGGCGATCCGCACCTGGCTCGATACCGCGCCGGAGAGCCAGACGGGCTGGCTCGCCGGGCTGCGTGATGCACAATTGGGGCGGGCGCTGGCGGCCATGCACAATCGTCCGGGTGAAAACTGGACGCTGGAACAGCTGGCGCGGATTGCCGGCATGTCCCGCTCGGGATTTGCGGCACGGTTTGCCGAAACTCTGGGCGTGCCGGCCATGCGTTACCTGACCGATTGGCGCCTGCAGCGGGCGCGCCTGGCCGTGGTAGAAGGGCGGGAGACACTGTCGCGCATTGCCCGCCATGCAGGCTATCAGTCGGATGCGGCCTTCGGGCGGGCGTTCAAGCAGGTTTTCGGTGAATCGCCGGGAAGTCTCAGGCGCGGCACCTCGAGATCATTTTCTGAATTGGATCAGAAAATGGCTTTAAGCCATTGA